Proteins encoded together in one Bos indicus isolate NIAB-ARS_2022 breed Sahiwal x Tharparkar chromosome 25, NIAB-ARS_B.indTharparkar_mat_pri_1.0, whole genome shotgun sequence window:
- the ABHD11 gene encoding sn-1-specific diacylglycerol lipase ABHD11 isoform X2 — translation MLRWTRAWTAPYRGIGLSNSSFSRLPIAPSSSQGGTEPRPVRLSYKLLDGEAASPALVFLHGLFGSKTNFNFVAKTLAQQTGRRPELVERLIAVDISQVETTSSSNFPNYIAAMRAVDMANEASLSGARKLADERLRSVIQSASIRQLLLTNLVEVDGRFVWRLNLDALAQHLDKILDFPARQETYSGPTLFLRGGNSQFLLPSHYPEIRRLFPRAQMQTVPNAGHWVHSDRPQDFMAAVQSFLA, via the exons ATGCTCCGCTGGACGCGTGCTTGGACGGCCCCCTATAGGGGGATCGGCCTCTCCAATTCGAGCTTCTCCAGACTGCCTATCGCACCCAGCAGCAGTCAAGGCGGCACCGAGCCGAG ACCGGTGCGGCTTTCCTACAAGCTTCTGGACGGCGAGGCAGCTAGCCCCGCCCTTGTCTTTCTGCATGGGCTCTTCGGCAGCAAAACCAACTTTAACTTCGTCGCCAAGACCCTGGCTCAGCAGACAGGCCGGAGG CCAGAGCTGGTGGAGCGCCTGATTGCCGTGGACATCAGCCAAGTGGAGACCACATCCAGCTCGAACTTTCCAAACTACATTGCAGCCATGAGGGCCGTGGACATGGCGAATGAGGCGTCCCTTTCCGGCGCCCGAAAACTGGCTGATGAAAGGCTCCGCTCTGTTATCCAG AGCGCGAGCATTCGGCAGTTGCTGCTCACCAACCTGGTGGAGGTGGACGGGCGCTTCGTGTGGAGGCTGAACTTGGACGCCTTGGCCCAGCACTTGGACAAGATCTTGGACTTCCCCGCACGACAAGAAACCTACTCTGGGCCAACCCTCTTCCTCCGGGGTGGAAACTCTCAATTCCTGCT TCCCAGCCACTACCCTGAGATTAGGCGGCTGTTTCCTCGGGCCCAGATGCAGACTGTGCCGAACGCTGGCCACTGGGTCCATAGCGACCGCCCACAGGACTTCATGGCGGCAGTCCAAAGCTTCCTGGCCTAA
- the ABHD11 gene encoding sn-1-specific diacylglycerol lipase ABHD11 isoform X1, with the protein MLRWTRAWTAPYRGIGLSNSSFSRLPIAPSSSQGGTEPRPVRLSYKLLDGEAASPALVFLHGLFGSKTNFNFVAKTLAQQTGRRVLTVDARNHGESSHSPDMSYEAMSKDLQDLLPHLGLVPCVLIGHSMGGRTAMLLALQRPELVERLIAVDISQVETTSSSNFPNYIAAMRAVDMANEASLSGARKLADERLRSVIQSASIRQLLLTNLVEVDGRFVWRLNLDALAQHLDKILDFPARQETYSGPTLFLRGGNSQFLLPSHYPEIRRLFPRAQMQTVPNAGHWVHSDRPQDFMAAVQSFLA; encoded by the exons ATGCTCCGCTGGACGCGTGCTTGGACGGCCCCCTATAGGGGGATCGGCCTCTCCAATTCGAGCTTCTCCAGACTGCCTATCGCACCCAGCAGCAGTCAAGGCGGCACCGAGCCGAG ACCGGTGCGGCTTTCCTACAAGCTTCTGGACGGCGAGGCAGCTAGCCCCGCCCTTGTCTTTCTGCATGGGCTCTTCGGCAGCAAAACCAACTTTAACTTCGTCGCCAAGACCCTGGCTCAGCAGACAGGCCGGAGG GTGCTGACAGTGGATGCTCGGAACCATGGTGAGAGCTCCCACAGCCCAGACATGAGCTACGAGGCCATGAGCAAGGATCTGCAAGACCTCCTACCCCACCTGGGCCTGGTGCCCTGCGTCCTCATTGGCCACAGCATGGGAGGCAGGACCGCCATGCTGCTGGCACTTCAGAGG CCAGAGCTGGTGGAGCGCCTGATTGCCGTGGACATCAGCCAAGTGGAGACCACATCCAGCTCGAACTTTCCAAACTACATTGCAGCCATGAGGGCCGTGGACATGGCGAATGAGGCGTCCCTTTCCGGCGCCCGAAAACTGGCTGATGAAAGGCTCCGCTCTGTTATCCAG AGCGCGAGCATTCGGCAGTTGCTGCTCACCAACCTGGTGGAGGTGGACGGGCGCTTCGTGTGGAGGCTGAACTTGGACGCCTTGGCCCAGCACTTGGACAAGATCTTGGACTTCCCCGCACGACAAGAAACCTACTCTGGGCCAACCCTCTTCCTCCGGGGTGGAAACTCTCAATTCCTGCT TCCCAGCCACTACCCTGAGATTAGGCGGCTGTTTCCTCGGGCCCAGATGCAGACTGTGCCGAACGCTGGCCACTGGGTCCATAGCGACCGCCCACAGGACTTCATGGCGGCAGTCCAAAGCTTCCTGGCCTAA